In Reichenbachiella agarivorans, one genomic interval encodes:
- a CDS encoding sensor histidine kinase: MAAFSGLILAGLFTYSQKDEAQIAADITKSVQKALVEINQGVSLIEQGKTSELSGDLDYILYNVRGDVLYWTDNSYIPPFEYFPFRTSEYIIANEQGEFLYQKKRITLEDQEVYVVVMISIRRKFNQSSTYLEDVYNRDIISHNVKITDESNSIPIKYLDEELFSIECSGNTYYNTQVNTIITGLLFVLFLGILISGFQFSYWINVKLGFLYGFFGLGVFLLVIRAVMTITVLPSSFVKLSIFEQSTFTYNWFYDTLGDSLINFTIVALLLVYAILYGRKFRLSLSKRLNVALGTVLLFFSYGALFAILNSISLLLGNSQISLDIAETMNFTLERFTAYLLIGVLSVIFFSVHYLAYHSLSSLKSSIQSMKRTHVICGLLSFVFLAWNTNFFLAFGLNVVYILGLYVFDMPQSLKALKFESINYLLFTVVIISIGGAFEIYKSYERNDLYRMQKFATYLQVDRDVEGEYLLSNILSQIKQDLVVNSKMLNPQSQLKSIERKIQRTYLNTYFSDYEINIHLFDKNGIGMSKKYRGMSINRVKKRYSAQEFQTSYENVFYDREMDINKRKRYICFTEVERYGDVNGYVEIELQLKKFSSRRVLPQLLLDRSIKSTTSYDYAMITNGEFIYVSGNYSYEADFDMEWLKRESLYNRGLDRHGYRHFAALVGDQVTVVSAPLYNTRDIVSNFSFLFIFLLMLTSIIGGARYLISDRRTSLNFSTKILIFTGGSFVIPLLLVAAAILSSTDNSYRKEIDKTNLRSTLLLAENLNDNFIEYETEVSSKEEFENSVAELATNASMDINVYDTKGKLMASSTPEIFESGIISEYLNPQAFEVLANQKKDQVAMDERIGSFLYKTIYVGINSPDDGSVLGYLAAPYFGSKSHLERQQLIVFTNIIIIFTFVFMVSIGIAYYVISRLTKPIMIIADRLHDTGFVQANQPIEWESDDEIGTLVHEYNNMLSKLEATKEELARNEKEAAWREMAKQVAHEIKNPLTPMKLTIQHLQRIMSKEGKDKKSLDILLSQIDTLDEIVTSFSHFAKMPTPLKEPFDIGYVLEKSIELHVDKRIELKIDDGDHTVLGDQKLFGRIFNNLILNAFQAMKNKENPWLQVRLKSKDDKILISFMDYGDGIPEDIRDKIFVPNFSTKDTGSGIGLAVAKRGIEHAGGSIWFNSEEGVGATFFIQMDNFNPKSVQ, from the coding sequence TTGGCAGCATTCTCGGGATTGATTCTCGCAGGGCTGTTCACCTATTCTCAAAAGGATGAAGCACAAATTGCTGCGGATATTACCAAATCTGTGCAGAAGGCTCTCGTTGAAATCAATCAGGGAGTAAGTCTCATTGAACAAGGAAAGACATCAGAACTCTCAGGTGATCTGGATTACATCCTCTACAATGTGAGAGGTGATGTATTGTACTGGACAGACAATTCTTATATTCCTCCATTCGAGTATTTCCCCTTTCGAACCAGCGAATACATCATCGCCAATGAGCAGGGGGAATTTTTGTATCAGAAGAAACGGATCACACTAGAGGACCAAGAAGTGTATGTGGTCGTGATGATCAGCATTCGAAGAAAATTCAATCAATCCAGTACTTATTTGGAAGATGTCTACAACAGGGACATCATCAGTCACAACGTCAAGATCACGGACGAGTCCAATTCGATTCCGATCAAGTACCTTGATGAAGAGCTTTTCAGCATTGAATGCAGTGGCAATACCTATTACAATACCCAGGTCAATACCATCATCACAGGACTGCTCTTTGTTCTATTTTTGGGTATCCTCATTTCGGGCTTTCAATTTTCCTATTGGATCAATGTGAAGCTGGGATTCCTCTATGGATTTTTTGGTTTGGGTGTATTCTTGTTGGTCATAAGGGCAGTGATGACCATCACAGTGTTGCCGAGTTCCTTTGTCAAATTAAGCATTTTTGAGCAAAGCACTTTTACCTACAATTGGTTCTACGATACTTTGGGTGATAGCCTGATCAATTTTACCATCGTGGCATTGCTACTGGTATATGCTATACTCTATGGACGGAAATTTAGGTTGTCGTTGTCTAAGCGCTTGAATGTTGCCTTGGGGACGGTTCTCTTGTTTTTTAGTTATGGAGCCTTATTTGCCATATTGAATTCAATCAGTTTGCTGCTGGGCAATTCACAGATATCTCTGGATATCGCCGAGACGATGAACTTCACTTTGGAGCGGTTTACTGCATACTTGCTCATCGGTGTACTGTCAGTTATTTTTTTTAGCGTTCACTATTTGGCATATCACTCGTTGTCTTCTCTCAAGTCATCGATTCAGTCGATGAAAAGAACCCATGTGATTTGTGGTTTGCTGTCATTTGTGTTTTTGGCTTGGAACACTAATTTTTTTCTCGCCTTCGGATTAAATGTAGTGTACATTTTAGGACTCTATGTTTTTGATATGCCCCAAAGCCTCAAGGCGCTGAAGTTTGAAAGTATCAATTACTTATTATTTACGGTAGTGATTATTTCTATTGGGGGAGCTTTTGAGATTTATAAATCCTATGAGCGAAATGATCTATATAGGATGCAAAAATTTGCAACCTATCTACAAGTAGATCGAGATGTTGAGGGGGAATATTTGCTATCCAACATCCTCAGTCAAATCAAGCAAGATTTGGTGGTCAATAGCAAGATGCTCAATCCTCAGAGTCAACTAAAGAGCATCGAGAGAAAAATACAGCGTACATATTTGAATACCTATTTCAGTGATTACGAAATCAATATTCACCTCTTTGATAAGAATGGTATCGGGATGTCCAAAAAATACAGAGGCATGTCGATCAACCGGGTCAAGAAGAGGTACAGTGCTCAGGAATTTCAGACCTCCTATGAAAACGTATTTTATGACCGTGAAATGGACATCAACAAACGCAAACGCTACATTTGTTTTACCGAAGTGGAGCGTTATGGTGATGTCAATGGATATGTAGAGATCGAATTGCAACTTAAGAAGTTTTCGTCGCGAAGAGTACTGCCACAGCTTTTGCTCGATCGAAGCATCAAATCTACTACGAGTTATGATTATGCCATGATCACCAATGGTGAGTTCATCTATGTGTCAGGGAATTATTCGTATGAGGCGGATTTTGACATGGAATGGCTCAAAAGGGAGAGTCTCTACAATCGGGGATTGGATCGACACGGTTACCGACATTTTGCAGCATTGGTGGGCGACCAAGTGACCGTGGTGTCTGCACCGCTCTACAATACACGTGATATTGTTTCTAACTTTTCTTTCTTATTTATTTTTCTACTGATGCTGACCAGCATCATAGGAGGAGCACGTTATCTGATCAGTGATCGCAGGACAAGTCTGAATTTTTCTACCAAGATATTGATCTTTACGGGAGGGTCATTTGTGATTCCATTGTTGCTCGTAGCAGCGGCGATCTTGTCATCTACCGACAACTCCTATCGCAAGGAAATCGATAAAACCAACTTGAGAAGTACCCTCTTGCTGGCAGAAAATCTCAACGATAATTTCATCGAATACGAGACAGAAGTGAGTAGCAAAGAGGAGTTTGAAAACAGTGTCGCAGAGTTGGCGACCAATGCCTCGATGGATATCAATGTCTATGACACCAAGGGTAAGTTGATGGCTTCCAGTACACCAGAGATATTTGAATCAGGTATTATCTCAGAATATTTGAATCCACAGGCTTTTGAGGTCTTGGCCAATCAGAAGAAAGATCAGGTAGCCATGGATGAACGCATAGGGTCATTTCTTTACAAAACGATTTACGTAGGGATTAATTCACCCGACGATGGCAGTGTTTTGGGATATTTGGCAGCTCCCTATTTTGGATCAAAAAGTCATTTGGAGAGACAGCAGTTGATCGTCTTTACCAACATCATTATCATTTTTACTTTTGTATTTATGGTGTCTATTGGGATTGCCTATTACGTGATCTCACGTCTGACCAAGCCCATCATGATCATTGCAGATAGGTTGCATGACACAGGATTTGTACAAGCCAATCAGCCCATAGAATGGGAATCGGATGACGAAATAGGCACACTGGTACATGAGTACAACAACATGTTGAGTAAACTAGAAGCTACCAAAGAGGAATTGGCCAGAAACGAAAAAGAAGCCGCTTGGCGAGAAATGGCTAAACAAGTAGCGCACGAGATCAAGAATCCATTGACACCCATGAAACTTACCATCCAGCACCTGCAACGGATTATGAGCAAGGAAGGGAAGGATAAAAAGTCATTGGACATATTGCTGAGTCAGATCGATACACTCGACGAGATTGTGACTTCATTTAGTCACTTTGCCAAAATGCCTACGCCTTTGAAAGAGCCATTTGACATAGGGTATGTATTGGAAAAATCTATCGAATTGCATGTAGACAAACGAATCGAACTAAAGATCGACGATGGAGATCATACTGTATTGGGAGATCAAAAGTTGTTTGGAAGAATATTCAACAATTTGATTCTGAATGCCTTTCAAGCCATGAAAAACAAAGAAAATCCATGGCTGCAGGTGAGATTGAAATCAAAAGATGATAAAATTTTGATTTCGTTCATGGATTATGGTGATGGGATTCCCGAGGATATTCGTGACAAAATTTTTGTCCCTAACTTCAGTACCAAAGATACAGGATCAGGGATCGGGTTGGCAGTTGCCAAACGTGGTATCGAACATGCTGGGGGCAGCATTTGGTTCAACTCCGAAGAAGGAGTCGGAGCGACCTTTTTCATCCAAATGGATAACTTCAATCCCAAATCAGTTCAATAA
- a CDS encoding DUF983 domain-containing protein, with amino-acid sequence MFKTKLFEQWYDREMLPTCAVCQQSFEPEPGFYYGAMFVSYAFSVAITFVVGFVLFNFFNDPELWVYMITLLGVVGLVWPLMYRYSRAIFLHIFGGIRFDSKYAKE; translated from the coding sequence ATGTTCAAAACCAAGCTTTTTGAACAGTGGTATGACAGAGAGATGCTCCCGACTTGCGCGGTGTGTCAGCAATCTTTTGAACCAGAGCCAGGTTTTTATTACGGAGCAATGTTTGTGAGCTATGCTTTTTCGGTGGCGATTACTTTCGTTGTAGGCTTTGTACTTTTCAATTTTTTCAATGATCCAGAACTATGGGTGTATATGATCACCTTGTTGGGTGTAGTCGGGCTTGTTTGGCCATTGATGTACCGATATTCCAGAGCTATTTTTCTTCACATATTTGGTGGCATAAGGTTTGATTCCAAATATGCAAAAGAGTAA
- a CDS encoding DUF420 domain-containing protein: MNNKKVAMIVVATLSVVVPALVAVLIYSPYKISADYEWLKSIPRFNATINSLTAVLLIFGGVMAKRGNIALHKLAMSLSLFLGVCFLLAYVTYHSTMDSVIFGDANMDGVLSEVEENSIGGMRTAYLTLLLSHIMLSAVVVPFVLLAFYFALAQDFVKHVKIVKFTWPIWLYVSVTGPIVYWMASPYYPL; this comes from the coding sequence ATGAATAATAAGAAAGTTGCCATGATTGTTGTTGCTACCTTGTCGGTAGTAGTTCCCGCTTTGGTCGCAGTATTGATATACTCGCCGTACAAAATATCAGCCGATTATGAGTGGTTAAAAAGTATTCCTAGGTTCAACGCGACCATTAACTCCCTTACAGCAGTGTTGTTGATTTTTGGCGGAGTGATGGCAAAGAGAGGAAACATTGCCTTGCACAAGTTGGCGATGTCTTTATCGCTTTTTTTGGGTGTGTGTTTTTTGTTGGCGTATGTGACTTATCATTCCACAATGGATTCTGTCATTTTTGGGGATGCAAATATGGACGGGGTGCTGAGTGAGGTAGAGGAGAACTCTATTGGAGGGATGCGGACGGCATATCTTACGTTGCTGTTGTCGCATATTATGCTTTCTGCTGTTGTTGTTCCCTTTGTGCTGCTAGCTTTTTATTTTGCGTTGGCTCAAGACTTTGTAAAGCACGTAAAAATCGTGAAATTTACATGGCCGATTTGGCTCTATGTGTCCGTGACTGGCCCTATTGTCTATTGGATGGCTAGTCCGTATTATCCACTTTAA
- a CDS encoding cytochrome C oxidase subunit IV family protein has translation MEHEIKGLDVIPADKAKIKKIWMVTGILFLTTVVEFIIAFTMDAGVLKTSIFIVLTIFKAFYIIGEFMHLSHEQKGLIWAIIAPLIFVAWLILALLIQGEAIFQAVFGA, from the coding sequence ATGGAACACGAAATTAAAGGGTTGGATGTAATTCCGGCAGATAAAGCGAAGATCAAGAAGATATGGATGGTAACTGGCATCCTGTTTTTGACCACTGTAGTTGAGTTTATCATTGCATTTACAATGGATGCAGGAGTGCTCAAAACTTCCATCTTTATTGTATTGACGATCTTCAAGGCATTTTATATCATAGGTGAGTTTATGCACTTGTCTCATGAGCAAAAGGGATTGATTTGGGCGATCATCGCTCCACTCATCTTTGTAGCATGGCTTATTTTGGCTCTATTGATTCAAGGAGAAGCCATTTTTCAAGCGGTATTCGGGGCTTGA